A stretch of Ranitomeya variabilis isolate aRanVar5 chromosome 3, aRanVar5.hap1, whole genome shotgun sequence DNA encodes these proteins:
- the LOC143818245 gene encoding uncharacterized protein LOC143818245: MCVFFVVSVGDVTTRWRSIRDQYRRERQQRERSGAGAPPKKKKYIYFDRLNFLNPSMDLRPTQSNLTDRETGSDSELVIDPVGEGEEVAGPSAAPSGSIPPGSSSSLHEAGSVSVPHPEDPQFASSAAASSAAPPPSQDDPVNSSSPTVALAPSPQAAVRPQLARRRRELRQSRQNVDAGVLSYLARVRDDDGEEGFTRSMANYLRSIERELRLRVRGCFQILVDACTPPNNPYNLMLMIEQWQMSPENVLRPLRLQGLAAQQGSEPPPPRQPTPQPQPPSTTQWPPQQHMAGYVQPSQYGHLSTPSAGGWSQPGYGQYGHFGLGYDSRPYGYQQQGYVQNPRPTLPSSQHPSWPNVPQATTSSAQGSGQLGLQMPPDADPEQAASPAPTYQDL, translated from the exons atgtgtgttttttttgttgtttcagtgggtgatgttacaacaaggtggcggagtatccgcgaccagtacaggagggagaggcagcagcgggagagaagtggagccggggcacctcccaaaaaaaaaaagtacatatactttgaccggctcaactttctcaatcccagcatggacctcaggcc aactcagtctaacctcactgacagggagacagggtctgactccgaactggtcattgacccagttggggaaggtgaagaggtggctggtccatctgctgctccctctggctccatccctcctggatcctcctcATCTCTTCATGAAGCTGGATCTGTCTCAGTCCCACACCCAGAGGACCCACAGTTTGCCTCTTCAGCGGCAgcctcatcagcagcaccaccacctagccaggatgaccctgtaaatagcagcagcccaactgttgccctggctccatccccacaggctgcagtcaGACCACAGCTTGCACGCCGCAGAAGAGAATTGAGACAAAGCCGCCAAAATGTCgatgctggggtcctgagctacttggcacgtgttcgagacgatgatggggaggagggatttaccaggagcatggCCAATTACTTAAGGTCCATAGAGAGGGAGttaaggctacgtgtgagagggtgttttcagatccttgttgacgcatgcacccccccaaataacccatacaatctcatgctgatgattgaacagtggcagatgtcacctgaaaatgttctgcggcctctgagattacaaggcctggcagctcaacaaggatccgaaccaccccctccacgtcagccaacacctcagccccaacccccatcaaccacacaatggccacctcagcaacatatggcgggatatgTTCAACCAtcacaatatggccacttgtccacacccagtgctggaggctggtcccaacctgggtatggacaatatggtcattttgggttgggttatgattcccggccataTGGTTATCAGCAGCAGGGGTATGTCCAAAATCCACGCCCtactcttccaagttcccagcatcctagctggccaaatgtccctcaggccacaACATCATCTGCACAGGGTTctggacaattgggcctacaaatgccacctgatgcagaccCAGAGCAAGCTGCTTCTCCTGCCCCtacctaccaggacttgtaa